ACGAGATCTGTTGGATCTCGTTTTTTTGTTAGCGGTAACTCATATATTCTGATGGTTAAATAATTTATAATACGCGTGGTGCTAGTTAAATCGTTTTAGTTAATAAAAAAGTCCAATCTTGTTAGACTCGACTTGTAAATAGTAATAATAGAAAAGAGTCTGATCTGATTGAACTGCCTTAAGCTTAAGCGTTTTAGCCACCATTTACAAGTTAGTTTTAAAGATTTAGTGATAATTTGTCGGCACTGGTATCGTTTGTATGCACCGGCTGAGTTTACTCATCGGCGAAATATTGATCAAATTAAAACTACGGACAGTCTGATTTTGGCTTTACTTATCTGGCAAGCTAAGACAGGAATTGAATCACAAAGAAGATTCTGTGAATGTTTCAATTGTTTATCACACTCACGTTTTAATCGGCGTTCACGTCAGCTATTGCAATTGATTTATCAGATACGGCAAGAAATGAATAAAAAGGTTGACCTGAATGGACATTTCTTGATCATTGACAGCTTTCCGGTACCTGTTTGCCAACCAATTCGCAACTATCGTGCTAAAATTTTTCGCGGTTATGCCAACATTGGTTATAAGGCCACCAAGAAAATTTACTTCTATGGTTTCAAAGTTCATGCCATTGTTAGCGATGACGGTTACATTCTTGATTATGTCGTAACAAAAGCATCAGTTCATGATGCCAAGGAGACAGTTGAACTGATGGAAAATGCACATCCATCTAATTACTATCTTCTTGGCGACGAAGGCTATTTAGGCAAAGAACTGCATCAACAGCTAAAACAAATGGGTTATGAACTTTGGACACCATATCGTAAAAATATGACAGGAGCTAAAAAGCACAATGATCATCAATTGATGGCTATTCGCAGAACAATTGAAAGCGACTTTTCGCTTCTGACCTATTACAATGCCGAGAACAATCGAGCACGTAGTCTGATAGGCTTTCAAAGCCGGTTGGAAATTGCAATTTTAGCTTATAATTTGGCTTATTGTCTAGAACGATTTAACTAGCACCACGCGTTTTATAATATTTATGAAAGCGAATACAAAAGAAGGGCAAGAGTATGAAGACAAGTTTTAGAAAATATGGCAGAAAAGATAATAAAGATCTTTGTGAAATCACACTAGAGAATGATCACGGTATGGTAGTTAAGGTATTGAACTATGGTGCTACATTGGAAAAGGTGTGATGGTGAGAATATGATTTTGTCACTGGATAAGCCAGAAGATTACGACAAGGAGCGTAATTATCTAGGCGGTACGGTTGGACGTATTGCCGGAAGAGTGAGACGAGGTTTATGGCGGCACGGCTTAGAATTACATCAATTACCAATCAATGAAGGGCCTAACCACATTCATGGTGGTATTGGGACTGATACTGAAATTTGGGATTTTAGACCTAGTTGTAATGAAAAAGGTGCTCGTGTTGATTTAACACTTTTTGATCCAGATGGGCATAATGATTATCCTGGTAATTTAAAATTACACGCTCGTTATGAGTTAGATAATAACAATATTCTGCATTATTCATTGGGTGCCATGAGTGATAAGCTGACTATTTTTAATCCGGTTAACCATACTTTCTTCACATTAGGTGAAAAGAAAACGATTAATGACTTGCAACTGCAAATGAATGCTGATTATTATATTCCAGTTGATGAGACTGGCTTGCCTGATCGTGGTATGGAAAAAGCTGATGGAACAGCATTCGATTTTAGAAAGAAGAAGCGAGTTGGTGATGCATTGGAAGCTGATGATCCGCAAATTAAGAACCGCGATGGAATGGATCATCCATTTATCTTGGATGGCAATATGCCAAATGCAGTGCTAACTTCTGCTAAACACAAGTTAACGGTAACGACTAATGCTCCATCCTTGATTCTTTATACAGGAAATGGATTTGATCATACTGGTAAATATACGGCTGATTTTGGTCCATATTGCGGGATTACTTTTGAAGCACAAGTGCCGCCAGCAGAGGGTGATGACCTAGGTCGGATCATGCTTTTACCTGGTGAAAAATTTAAGCGTACCGTTGATTGGAAGTTTGAATAAAAATATGGAGAACATCCTTACTGAATGAAGTGGTAGGGATGTTTCCTTCTTTGGATATTATGATTTGATTTTACAAGTAAATCCATATTAATATTTAAAATATTTAGAAATCAACTGAAAGGTATAGTAAAAATGATGACAAACGAAAAGATTATTGCTTTAGTCAAGGAAGAATATCTAAACAAGATTCCAAAAATTTTTCGCAAGCATGCTGTTGAAGGCACTTGCAAGTTAATCGCTAGAGAACATCCCGATTTATACAAGGCTTTTGAAGATGGTGAACCAACCGCAGAAGAAAAACAACAAATGACAGAGTTGATTAACGGGATTTTCGAACAGAAAATGAAAAAGCATAAGATGTTATAAAAAGACGCTGGAATGTAATGATTATTAGATCGCTACATTCTAGCGTTTTTTTGATTTTAATTTTGATTTATTAAACTAACAGGTAGCGTATAAACACTTTCTAATGAAACAGAGGGATCATTAATTTGACGTAAAAGTAAATCGCACATTAATTCAGCAATTTCTTTTGTATGTTGCCGAGCACTAATTAAATTTGGAAAAAGACTTTGAATCAAATGACTACCATCAAATCCTGTGATTAAAGGTACTTTTCCTAAATAATCAGCACATTCTTTAGCTAGTAAAGCTGTAATGTCATCGGTACAACAAATTGCATCATAATCTTTATTCTTTAAAAATTGAAGAATGGCGATTTTTTTAGCAATAATTGAATCACTTGCACTGAGAGAACGAAGATCAAATTTAGCATTAAAAGTATTAAATACACGAATCATTCCTTTGATTCGATCACTTATCGGATAATAATCTTCTTTAGCCCCAGCAATAATAATAATTCTATTTTTCTTTTGCTTTAAAACAGATTGTGCAATTTGCATGCCTGCATCGTAGTTGTTAGATTGAACAGTCGGAATTTGAGGGCTGATTTTACGATCAAAACTAACAATAGGGAATTTTATCTTTAATCTACTTTTAGGAATTTTAATAGGAGAGCTGGTAATCAATCCAGCGATTTCCTTTTGTTTAAATCGCTCTAAATAGTAATTAATATCTTGGGATTGATAGTGATCTAGATGAAGAATACAATCGTATCCTTTTTCCTGTAAATAAAAGGCTAGATATTCAAATAATTCAGAATAAAAAGGATTCCTGAATTGTCAAATTAAGTGCAACAGTTAGGCTATGAGGAAATATATTGCTTGAAGAGTTCTTCTGCTGTGTGATATTGAAGGATTCGACGATGTTTGCGGTTAATGGCATCAGTTGCCTGTTGAACATAAGCAGCTGACTTATCTTTCATGCTTTTGCCTTTAGGGAAGAATTGACGCAGAAGTCCATTGCAGTTCTCATTGGTGCCTCTTTCCCATGGAGAATATGGGTGGGCGAAGTAGATCTGGCAGCCTTTGATCTTGGTCATATCCGCAAACTCAGAGCCATTGTCAAACGTGATCGATTTAAACCAGGCAGGATGTCTGTCAATCTCATTTTGAAGCAGCCTTTGGCATGTGCTTGCCCGATAGTCAGGAATCTTGATAACTACTTCAAAGCGTGTGGTTCTTTCGGTCAAAGTCATTAAAGCAGGCTGATTCTTGCGTCTGACGCCTTTAACCAGATCTCCTTCCCAGTGCAGCGGCGTTTTTCTGTCTTCAAT
This is a stretch of genomic DNA from Lactobacillus crispatus. It encodes these proteins:
- a CDS encoding IS982 family transposase, whose amino-acid sequence is MNCLKLKRFSHHLQVSFKDLVIICRHWYRLYAPAEFTHRRNIDQIKTTDSLILALLIWQAKTGIESQRRFCECFNCLSHSRFNRRSRQLLQLIYQIRQEMNKKVDLNGHFLIIDSFPVPVCQPIRNYRAKIFRGYANIGYKATKKIYFYGFKVHAIVSDDGYILDYVVTKASVHDAKETVELMENAHPSNYYLLGDEGYLGKELHQQLKQMGYELWTPYRKNMTGAKKHNDHQLMAIRRTIESDFSLLTYYNAENNRARSLIGFQSRLEIAILAYNLAYCLERFN